CGGTCATGGCACGGGTCTCCTTCCGGATGCGGCTGAAGTCCAGGGTACGGCTTGCCCGTGAATAGCCGCCAGAGCCGGTATGAGGCTTATACAAGTTTTTCAGCTCCCTTTGGAGTTCCTGAGGCCGTCCCGTATGCCGCTGGCCTGCGGTTTCCCCCTTCATGCCGCGATCAACACAGACCATCGACGGATGCCCGCGCTTGCATTTAAAGCGCGTCTGCAACTATTGTCGATGCCTGTTGGGCGCACTAGCAATCGCATGAAGGGTCGCGCCATGCCTCTCGCACTTCTCGCCCTGGCCATCGGGGCGTTCGGAATCGGCACCACCGAGTTCGTGATCATGGGTCTGCTGCCCCGGATCGCGGGCGACTACGGTGTCACCATCCCCACCGCCGGGCTGCTCGTCACCGGCTACGCGATCGGCGTCGTCATCGGCGCCCCGCTGATGACCGTGCTCGGCACGCGTATCAGCCGAAAGACGATGCTGATGCTGCTGATGGGCCTGTTCGTGGTGGGCAACCTGCTCTCCGCGCTGGCGCCCTCCTTCGGCATGATGCTCACCGGCCGGGTCGTGGCGTCACTCGCCCACGGCGCGTTCTTCGGCATCGGCTCGGTGGTCGCCGCCGATCTGGTCGCCCCCGACAAGAAGGCGGGCGCCATCGCCACCATGTTCACCGGCCTGACCGTCGCGAACATCGTCGGTGTGCCGCTGGGCACCTTCATCGGCCAGGCCGTCGGCTGGCGCACCACCTTCGCCGCCGTCGCCGGGCTCGGTGTCCTGGGGCTCGTGGGCATCGCCCGGCTCGTGCCCGCCATGCCCCGGCCCGAGGGCGCCCGCCTCCGCGGGGAACTCACGGCCTTCCGCAGCCCGCAGGTGCTGCTCGCCATGGCGATGACCGTCCTCGGCTTCGGCGGCGTCTTCGCCGCGATCACCTACATCGCGCCGATGATGACCCGCGTCGCCGGCTACTCCGACGGTGCGGTGACCTGGCTGCTCGTCCTCTTCGGCGTCGGCATGTTCCTCGGCAACCTCCTCGGCGGGCGCTACGCCGACCGCAGGCTCATGCCGATGCTGTACGCCACCCTCGGCGGGCTCGCCGTGGTCCTCGCGCTGTTCACCGTCACCGCCCACAGCCGCCCCCTGGCCGCCGTCAGCATCTTCCTCGTCGGCGCGCTCGGCTTCGCCACCGTGCCGCCGCTGCAGAAGCGCGTCCTGGACCAGGCCCACGGCGCCCCGACGCTGGCGTCCGCCGTCAACATCGGAGCGTTCAACCTCGGAAACGCGCTGGCCGCCTGGCTCGGCGGGCTCGTCATAGCCGCCGGTCTCGGCTACACCGCCCCCAACTGGGTCGGCGCCCTCCTCGCCGGCGCGGCCCTGCTCCTCGCCCTGTGGTCCGCCGCCCTGGAGCGCCGCGCCCCCGCACCCGAGGCGACGGCCGCGGGTCCCGCCCACACGCTCGTACACCACTGATCTTCCGGCCCAAGGAGAACCACACCGTGAACACCGTGACCGTCACCCCGCTCACCACCGCCGACGCCGAGACCCTCGTCGCGGCCGCCCGTGCCGCCGCCGACGCGGCCGGTGTCCCCGTCAGCGTCACCGTCCTCGACGCTGGGGGCCACCTCCTCGCCTTCCGCCGCGACGACCGCGCGGTCCTCATCTCGGGCGAGACCAGCACCCGCAAGGCGTACACCGCCCTCCAGCTGAACGCCCCCACCGCCGAACTCGTCGGCCTGGTCAAGCCCGACGGTCCCTTCCACTCCCTGCCCACCGCCCTCGACCGGCCGCTGCTGTTCATCGCCGGAGGCGTTCCCGTCCACCGCGACGGCCGTCTGGTCGGCGCGATAGGTGTCGGCGGGGGCGCTCCCGAGCAGGACCACGGCTTTGCCACCGCAGCGCTGGAGGAACTCTCCCGGTGAGCCCCGCGCGCCCTTCGCGGGCCCTGCCTCCCACGGGGGGGGGGAGGGCCCGCGAAGGGTGTGGCGCCGGGCGCCCCGCTCACCACGCAGCGTCGTCGAACAGCGCCGGGATCTCCAGCGGCGCCGGGGCGGCCGTAAGCGACTGCTCGGTCCACATCACCTTGCCGCTCGGCGTGTACCGGGTGCCCCAGCGGCCCGCCAGCTGCGACACCAGATACAGTCCGCGCCCGCCCTCGTCGGTGGTGGCCGCCCGCCGCAGGTGCGGGGAGGTCGAGCTGCCGTCCGACACCTCGCAGATCAGCGTGCGGTCCCGCAGCATCCGCACATGGATGGGCGGGGAGCCGTACCGGATGGCGTTGGTGATCAGTTCGCTGAGCATCAGCTCCGTGGTGAACCCGACCTCCTCCAGGCCCCAGCGCTCCAGCTGCCGCACGCACGCCGCCCGTACCGGCGCGACCGCCGACGGGTCGGGCGGCACGTCCCAGTCCGCGACACGGTCGGGCGGCAGCAGCCGCGTCCCGGCCACGAGCAGCGCGATGTCGTCGCTGCGGTGCGGCGGCAGCATCGCGTCGAACACCGCCCGGCATGTTTCCTCCGGGGCCCGCCCGGGCTCCTCGGCGAGCGTGTCCCGCAGCAGCCGCAGGCCCGCGTCGAGGTCCCGCCGCCGGTGCTCGATCAGCCCGTCCGTGTACAGCACCAGCCGACTGTCCTCGGGAAGGCGCAGCTCGCCCGTCTCGAACGGCCCGCCGCCCAGCCCCAGCGGCGGGAAGACGGGCACCTCGGGAAAGTCCACCGACCCGTCCGGGCGGACGACGGCCGGGGCGAAGTGGCCCGCCGACGCCATGCAGCACTCGCCCGTCACCGGGTCGTAGATGGCGTACAGGCAGGTCGCCCCGGTGATCCCGGCGGCGCCCGCCTCCTCGGCCTCCTCCTCGTCGATCCGGGACACCAGCTCGTCGAGATGGCCCAGCAGCTCGTCCGGCGGCAGGTCGAGCGACGAGAAGTTGTGCACCGCCGTCCGCAGCCGCCCCATCGTCGCCGCCGCGTGCAGGCCGTGCCCGACCACGTCCCCGACCACCAGCGCCACCCGCGCCCCGGACAGCGGGATCACGTCGAACCAGTCGCCGCCCACCCCGGCCT
This genomic window from Streptomyces thermolilacinus SPC6 contains:
- a CDS encoding MFS transporter; translation: MPLALLALAIGAFGIGTTEFVIMGLLPRIAGDYGVTIPTAGLLVTGYAIGVVIGAPLMTVLGTRISRKTMLMLLMGLFVVGNLLSALAPSFGMMLTGRVVASLAHGAFFGIGSVVAADLVAPDKKAGAIATMFTGLTVANIVGVPLGTFIGQAVGWRTTFAAVAGLGVLGLVGIARLVPAMPRPEGARLRGELTAFRSPQVLLAMAMTVLGFGGVFAAITYIAPMMTRVAGYSDGAVTWLLVLFGVGMFLGNLLGGRYADRRLMPMLYATLGGLAVVLALFTVTAHSRPLAAVSIFLVGALGFATVPPLQKRVLDQAHGAPTLASAVNIGAFNLGNALAAWLGGLVIAAGLGYTAPNWVGALLAGAALLLALWSAALERRAPAPEATAAGPAHTLVHH
- a CDS encoding GlcG/HbpS family heme-binding protein, producing MNTVTVTPLTTADAETLVAAARAAADAAGVPVSVTVLDAGGHLLAFRRDDRAVLISGETSTRKAYTALQLNAPTAELVGLVKPDGPFHSLPTALDRPLLFIAGGVPVHRDGRLVGAIGVGGGAPEQDHGFATAALEELSR